The Acidithiobacillus thiooxidans ATCC 19377 DNA window CAGCAAAGCCAAAGCCCCCAAAGCAAAAGACCGGGCAGGCAGCCCGGCTGCCGCGTCATGCCATTCCCCAAACAGAATACTACGAAGGCCTTGCGCATGGCTGTCATCCGCCAGCCGCTGGGCCAGCCGATTTAGCACCACACGCCGGGCATTTTCGTCATCGGCCATGCTCTGCAGCAAAGGCACCAGATGCTCCAGATCAGCTTCTTCCACCGCTTTGGACAGAAGATCGACTTCCATATCCAGCGGCATGGGTGCACTGGCTTCCAGCTTGAGCAAATCCGGCAAAGGAGCGGCAGTCAATAACGCGCGTTTCTCTTCCTGGATACCTACCGCAGCGGCCAATATCTCGACAGGAAGCTGCCCAGCAGCGGCCCAGATGGACTGACTATCCACCACCACCTGCAAGCCCTCCGTATTGTCCGCTGCACTCCACCAGTACGGCAGGATATCCTCCTGCCAGGCCGAATGAAGCAACAACTGCTGAGCCGGGTCGGCCCACAGGGCGGCCCGCCCATCAACAGACGCAGAACGCCAGCGTTCCAGGATTTCCCTGGACGCCGGCGTCATGATCAGATTATCCAAAGCGAACCCGGCCTTCGCCAGGAAGCGCAGCAGAAATCATCAGCCCAGTTTTTCTTTGATGCGGGCAGCCTTACCAGACAGGTTACGCAGGTAGTAAAGCTTGGCACGACGCACATCACCGCGACGCTTGACTTCCACCTTGGTGACCAGCGGTGAATAAGAGGGGAAAACACGTTCCACACCCTCACCATTAGAGATTTTCCGCACCGTGAAGGCAGAATGCAGGCCACGATTGCGACGGGCAATGCAGATTCCTTCAAAAATCTGGATACGTTCGCGGTCGCCTTCCTTCACCTTGACATGCACGGCAACCGTATCGCCTGCGCCAAAAGCCGGAAGTTCCGACTGAACCTGTTCTTTGTTGATTTCATCAATGATGTTCACAGCCCTGCTCCTTCGCCTAGTATTACTGCACTTCGCCGTCCTGACGGCGATAATCATCCAATAACTTCTGCTCACGCGCACTCAAAACGCGCTGCGCCAACAAATCCGGACGCCGCTCAGCCGTACGCCCCAATGACTGTTGCAGGCGCCAACTACGAATCCGGGCATGATCTCCCGAAAGCAAAACTTCCGGAACCCTTACGTCCCCCACCACTTCCGGGCGCGTAAAATGTGGACAGTCCAGCAAGCCGTTATCCGCAAAACTATCTTCGGCTGCCGAGTCCGCATGTCCCAACAAACCCGGTAACTGCCGGGCCACCGCTTCAATCAATACCAAGGCAGGCAACTCCCCACCTGCCAGTACATAATCGCCAATGGACCATTCTGCATCCACCGCCGCCAGCACCCGCTCGTCAATGCCTTCATAGCGGCCTGCCAGCAAAATCAATCCGTCTGCACCGGCAAAGCCCTGCACGGCTCCCTGCTGCAGACGCTGCCCCTGGGGGGACAGGTAAATCACCGGCGCCCCAGGGTTTGCTTCGCGTGCCGCAGCAATGGCTGCCAACAACGGGGGCGCCATCATCAACATTCCCGGACCACCACCAAAAGGTCGGTCATCCACGCGGCGATACGCATTATCGCTAAAATCGCGAGGGTTCCAGGCATGTATCTGGATCAGCCCACGCGCCTGGGCCCGCCCCAGTACCCCCTCGCGCAGATAACCGTGAATCAGCTCTGGAAAAATAGTGATGACATCAAAACGCATCACCAGTCCGCTTGCCAGTCCACGGTAATCAGTCCGGCACTCTGGTCCACCCCAGCTGCACTTGTATCTGACCAGGGAATCAGCAATTCCCCGCCTTTTTCATCGTCCAGTACCATAACGTCATTCGCACCGGTTTCGAGAAAAGCCGTCACTTTTCCCAAAAGCAGGCCTTCCTGATTCAGCACCCGCATGCCAATCAAGTCACGCCAGTAATATTCACCGGGCTCCAGATCCGGTAAAAACTTCCGCGCAATTCTGATCTCCAGACCAATGAGGGCACGGGCCTGTTCCCGGTCACTGACTTCCGCCAGCTTGGCAACCACACCCTCACCCTGCATACGTCCCTCTTCCAACACATAAGGCCGTAGTTCAGAACCCAAAAACCAGGGTGAGTAGTCGAGAATGGCATCACGCAGATCCGTAAAAGAGAACACTTTTACCATTCCACGCACACCGTAGATGCCGGAAATTTTTCCCAGCACCACCCATTCTTCAGACTCAGGCGGCAGCGACACCCGTCTTACTCACGCCTTCTTTCTTGAAAAAGCCGGCTACTGTATCGGAAGGCTGCGCACCCTGGCTGAGCCAGTAAGCGGCGCGCTCTTTGTCGATGCGCAATTCGGCCGTAGCGCCAATGGGATTGTAAAAACCCAGGCGCTCAATGAAACGGCCATCGCGCCGGTTACGACTATCCGTCACCACGATGTGATAAAAAGGCCGCTTTTTGGCGCCGCCCCGGGCCATACGAATAACTACCATGTGTTCTCCTTAACCATGTCCTCTCCCACTGGACGGGAGAAAGGCGCGTATCGTAACTAAAAACAAGCTCTAACGGAAGGGTAAACCGCCCTTTAACATCGATTTGGGATTCATCCCCAATAAACGGCTGAGTCCACGTCCCCCTTTTCCCATTTTTTTGAACATTTTCTGCATCATCTCAAACTGCTTGAGCAGCTTGTTGACCTCCGTTACGGTGGTTCCAGCGCCTGCAGCGATGCGGCGACGGCGCGAAGCCTTGATGATTTCCGGATGCCGACGTTCGCCGGGCGTCATGGAATTGATAATGGCCTCCAGACGACGCATGGGTTTACCGTCCTGCATGGCCGCCTGTGCCTCGGCGGGGAGCTCACCCATACCCGGCAATTTATCCATAATGCTCGACATGCCACCCATTTTTTCCAGCTGCCGGAGTTGCTGACGAAAATCCTCCAGATCAAAACCTTTCCCGCTGCGCAGCTTCTCGGTCATTTTCTGCGCTTGCTCAACATCGACATCCTGTTGAACCTGCTCAACCAAGCTGACAATATCGCCCATGCCCAAAATACGCGAAGCCAGTCGATCCGGATAAAAAGGTTCCAGACCCTTGCGGATTTTTTCGCCAATACCCATAAACTTGATGGGCTTGCCGGTAATGGCCCGCACCGACAAGGCGGCCCCACCACGCGCGTCACCGTCAGCCTTGGTCAAAATGACACCGGTCAGCGGCAAGGCATCATTAAAAGCCTTGGCCGTGTTGACCGCATCCTGACCTGTCATGGCGTCCACCACAAACAGCAACTCCACCGGCTGGACGGCAGCGGTCAAAGCCTGAGCTTCCGCCATCATGGCGTCATCCACATGCAGGCGTCCGGCGGTATCGACAATCAACACGTCAAATACCCCGCGCTGCGCTGCCTCTAAAGCATCTTTGGCAATCTGCACCGGCTGCTGTTCTGGACGGGACGGAAATACTTCAACTTCAATATCCTTGCCCAGATGCGCCAACTGCTCCATGGCAGCAGGCCGATAGACGTCGGTACTCACCATCATGACCCGCTTTTTTTCTTTTTCCTTGAGCCACAAAGCGAGCTTGGCACTGGTCGTGGTTTTACCGGAACCCTGCAACCCGGCCAAAAGAATCACTGCTGGAGGTCGGGCACTCAAATCCAGCCGGTCATTGTGCTCGCCCATGAGCTTGACCAGCTCATCATTGACAATCTTGATAAACACCTGCCCCGGCGACAGGCTTTTCACCACTTCCTCCCCCAGCGCCGATTCGCGCACCTTGTTGATGAAGTCTTTCACCACCGGCAGCGCCACATCGGCTTCCAGCAAGGCCAAACGCACTTCACGCAGGGCGTCACGAATATTGTCTTCGCTCAAACGCCCCTGGCCACGCAGGTTTTTAAAAGTCTGGGTGAGTTTTTGGGTCAGATTGTCAAACATGGGTCCCCCTCATATCAGGGGTGGATTTTGGACTGTATGGCTCAGTCGTGCAATGGCGGACGCCATTCCAGCCGCTGGCCGGGTTCAACGCCATAAAACCTAATGCCGCCAGCGGCTACTTCCAGGGTCATTACTGCAGCACGGCAAAATCGCCAACGCCAGGGGGGCAAATCGCTATGACAAGCAGTAACCCGCCTGTTCTGGTCCAGAAAAATCACGTCCATGGGGAAAACCATGCCTATGCTGTGAATACTGCCTACGTGCATCAATAGCAGTCCTGCGTCAGCATTGAGATGACTTTTCCCTAACAGCCCACGCAGACGATCTCCAAAATGACTGGCGCAAGACACTTCTGTCCATAAAATGTCTTCTCCCCGAGAGATACAGCCTACTGACATCAATATCCGCCCTCCTGTAAAAATTTCATGTAAATCACAAAAGCCAGCATCAGGAAGGTAATCGGAAAAATAAAAACCACCAGCGGCGCCAAAAGCTTGACTGGTGCTTCAAGAGCCAATTTTTCTGCCCGCAAAAAACGCTCTTCCCGTCGCTGTTCTGCTTGAGCACGCAATACTGGTCCCAGATCTCCGCCACGCTCCTCTGATTGAACCAACGCACTGACCAGACTGCGTACTTCCGTCAACGATACGCGCTCTCCAAAGCGTCGAAACACATCCATTTTTGCCGTACCGGATCGCAACTCCCGAATCATGATCGCGAACTCGTTGTGCAGCGGGCCTGCAGGCCCCTTATCAACAGCCACCTGCATCGCACTGGTTAAATTAAGCCCTCCCTCAATCATAAGGGTGATGAAATCCAGGTAAACCGGTAACTCTTTTAGAATAAGACGCCCACGCCGCTTGGCCTGTTCAACCAACCAGATGTCAGGATAAAAGCTCGCAAACAACATAGTCAAAAATAACAGCCAAACATTGAACAACCCTGAAACCCGATATAACAACACACAAAAAATCAAGGGTACCGTCGTACTCAGAACTTTCAGTGCAACAAACTCTCTGGAACTCAGCAAGTAGTGCATACCCGCTCTTTGTAACCGTTGATGTACCGGTAACAGCAAACGATCGGGAATGAAAATAACCAATGTTGAACGAACAAATTGAACTATGGGCCAAAGCAGCCTCAACCCTTTGGGTAAAGGATCCATGTAGTCCCTGGGCGAGGGCTCCATCTGGCGTGCCAGATAACCCAAGCCATAAATTGCAACAGCAATAGACAACCCTATCAGTACGGCAATTAACCATATTGTTAGCTTTGTCATACTTCAATACTCACAATTTTCCGTATCCAAAAATAACCCAAAAACTCACAAAGAATGGCAACGGCCAATACTGCCCATCCCTGGGTCGTACTAAATAATGCACCCATAGCTTGCGGCTCGATTTGCAAGAGGGCCAAAATAATCAATGCAGGAAGCGCCGTCATGACGATCCCCTGAAGACGGCCCTGCGCAGTCAATGCTTTTATTTTCTGTTCCATCATCAGTCGCTTGCGAATAGTTTCTCCCAGTCGTGCCACTGTATCTGCAAGGCTGCCTCCGACTTCCCGACTAATTCGCAATGCGGAAGCGACCAGTTGTACATCTGGACTAGGTATACGTTCCGCCAGATGATCAATCGCATCTTCAAAAGCAGCTCCAAGACGCTGTTCTCGCACCACCAAACCCAACTCCTGACTGATGGGCGGACTGAGATCACGAGATAGCCCCTCCATAGCCTGTTGCAAATTAGCACCAGAACGCAGTCCACTGGCCAACATCATCAGCGCATCTGGCAACTGCGCATGCAGTCGGTCCAAGCGTCGCTTCTGCAGCCAACGCATAATCAGGCGCGGCAGAAGCAGGATCAAAAAGGCAGCCCCGGCAGCGACCACAACTGACCCCGATGCCCACCACGTCAGAACAGGCAGAACAGCCAGCAACATAAGATTCAATTTCCAGAGCAACACGGGGTCCGCAAAAATGAAAAGACTTTTCAACCCCATTTGACTGTCCCGAGCGAAGCGGTTTTGTCCTCTATACAGAAGCTGACGGGCAGCAAATGATAGCAGCAGAGTCAGGCCCAGAACGGCCATAAAGACTAGAAAAGCAAATGCTTCATGTCGCAACACGTCTCTCCCACTCAAAAAAGAAGCTCAGACAAATCGTAAAACAATAAACATTGTAATCAGCATTACATTTTCAGCCATAACACACAGCTGCTTTACAGAATCATTTAATCATAAGCTAAAAATTCTAAAAAGATGTTCAATAATCATAATAAATATATTATAACTACATGTTTTTTATCTATATATAAACTGATAAACAAAAATTATAAAACCATGAAAGAGGTCTTTATCCATTTGATATATGATATTGACATTATGAAAAATAACAGTATTATTTTTGAAAATATTATAGATGTATCAACTTCCGTAATGGAGGGAGCGAACGATGTGGTTAAAACTATTGGCCCAGACAAAACTTCAGGGCACAGATGCAACGCTTTTGAACAACAATTTACAGCTATCCCCGACACAGATGGCCCAACATTGGCGTGATCTAGGCTGGCTGCGACAGATAAAAACCTACCGTATTCATCGACAAAGCAAGAGCTGGCAAACACATTGCTGGTGGCGCTACCCTGCGGGGCGCTGGCCCACCCCACC harbors:
- the rplS gene encoding 50S ribosomal protein L19; this encodes MNIIDEINKEQVQSELPAFGAGDTVAVHVKVKEGDRERIQIFEGICIARRNRGLHSAFTVRKISNGEGVERVFPSYSPLVTKVEVKRRGDVRRAKLYYLRNLSGKAARIKEKLG
- the trmD gene encoding tRNA (guanosine(37)-N1)-methyltransferase TrmD; the encoded protein is MRFDVITIFPELIHGYLREGVLGRAQARGLIQIHAWNPRDFSDNAYRRVDDRPFGGGPGMLMMAPPLLAAIAAAREANPGAPVIYLSPQGQRLQQGAVQGFAGADGLILLAGRYEGIDERVLAAVDAEWSIGDYVLAGGELPALVLIEAVARQLPGLLGHADSAAEDSFADNGLLDCPHFTRPEVVGDVRVPEVLLSGDHARIRSWRLQQSLGRTAERRPDLLAQRVLSAREQKLLDDYRRQDGEVQ
- the rimM gene encoding ribosome maturation factor RimM (Essential for efficient processing of 16S rRNA), which codes for MSLPPESEEWVVLGKISGIYGVRGMVKVFSFTDLRDAILDYSPWFLGSELRPYVLEEGRMQGEGVVAKLAEVSDREQARALIGLEIRIARKFLPDLEPGEYYWRDLIGMRVLNQEGLLLGKVTAFLETGANDVMVLDDEKGGELLIPWSDTSAAGVDQSAGLITVDWQADW
- the rpsP gene encoding 30S ribosomal protein S16, whose translation is MVVIRMARGGAKKRPFYHIVVTDSRNRRDGRFIERLGFYNPIGATAELRIDKERAAYWLSQGAQPSDTVAGFFKKEGVSKTGVAAA
- the ffh gene encoding signal recognition particle protein, translated to MFDNLTQKLTQTFKNLRGQGRLSEDNIRDALREVRLALLEADVALPVVKDFINKVRESALGEEVVKSLSPGQVFIKIVNDELVKLMGEHNDRLDLSARPPAVILLAGLQGSGKTTTSAKLALWLKEKEKKRVMMVSTDVYRPAAMEQLAHLGKDIEVEVFPSRPEQQPVQIAKDALEAAQRGVFDVLIVDTAGRLHVDDAMMAEAQALTAAVQPVELLFVVDAMTGQDAVNTAKAFNDALPLTGVILTKADGDARGGAALSVRAITGKPIKFMGIGEKIRKGLEPFYPDRLASRILGMGDIVSLVEQVQQDVDVEQAQKMTEKLRSGKGFDLEDFRQQLRQLEKMGGMSSIMDKLPGMGELPAEAQAAMQDGKPMRRLEAIINSMTPGERRHPEIIKASRRRRIAAGAGTTVTEVNKLLKQFEMMQKMFKKMGKGGRGLSRLLGMNPKSMLKGGLPFR
- a CDS encoding DUF192 domain-containing protein, which translates into the protein MSVGCISRGEDILWTEVSCASHFGDRLRGLLGKSHLNADAGLLLMHVGSIHSIGMVFPMDVIFLDQNRRVTACHSDLPPWRWRFCRAAVMTLEVAAGGIRFYGVEPGQRLEWRPPLHD
- a CDS encoding type II secretion system F family protein gives rise to the protein MTKLTIWLIAVLIGLSIAVAIYGLGYLARQMEPSPRDYMDPLPKGLRLLWPIVQFVRSTLVIFIPDRLLLPVHQRLQRAGMHYLLSSREFVALKVLSTTVPLIFCVLLYRVSGLFNVWLLFLTMLFASFYPDIWLVEQAKRRGRLILKELPVYLDFITLMIEGGLNLTSAMQVAVDKGPAGPLHNEFAIMIRELRSGTAKMDVFRRFGERVSLTEVRSLVSALVQSEERGGDLGPVLRAQAEQRREERFLRAEKLALEAPVKLLAPLVVFIFPITFLMLAFVIYMKFLQEGGY
- a CDS encoding type II secretion system F family protein encodes the protein MLRHEAFAFLVFMAVLGLTLLLSFAARQLLYRGQNRFARDSQMGLKSLFIFADPVLLWKLNLMLLAVLPVLTWWASGSVVVAAGAAFLILLLPRLIMRWLQKRRLDRLHAQLPDALMMLASGLRSGANLQQAMEGLSRDLSPPISQELGLVVREQRLGAAFEDAIDHLAERIPSPDVQLVASALRISREVGGSLADTVARLGETIRKRLMMEQKIKALTAQGRLQGIVMTALPALIILALLQIEPQAMGALFSTTQGWAVLAVAILCEFLGYFWIRKIVSIEV